The following are from one region of the Arachis duranensis cultivar V14167 chromosome 10, aradu.V14167.gnm2.J7QH, whole genome shotgun sequence genome:
- the LOC127743101 gene encoding uncharacterized protein LOC127743101, giving the protein MWITSAADLWKDLKNRYSHGDIFRVASLKEDFYAAKQGDLSITSYFAQLKSIWEEFESLRAIPSCISCSDNCTCGLKVVREYASEEFVVKFLRGLNEQYAGVRSQIMLLRPLPNTDTGATQSTFSKGKGKEKSNSATGKGSHSQKTFGKGYTSKQCTYCNRIGYLIDNCYKKNGFLAHWKQKIANHINTEGEIEDSGVDMADSGHEERNNEVQLALTQDQRDTLMALLQQSSITVSSNVNHITSSATLTQPKGRHILSASCFSANSWILDSGATDHACFIQDFFKTFMHIKPVLVNLPDGSKTTTNICGTVQLTANLILTNELPSLRMIGQAKVIGDLYVIEATPQQLSCPSVKAFSTSFMQYSVHIMNRLPSAALKNQTPYKALFSSKPDLMHLKVFGCLTFACTLTNGRHKLDSKSKKCVFLGYKPGTKGSILLDLKTREIFLSRNTEFYELVLPFKQILSTEPTIDNPTLSLIEQSTNSGSHLHMDPFLIFHDLDRSESVLPTASTTASNDQHQTFTPASSSKTNSPLHDLNISETAASPSYLHNHHDSDPMVLPNASHPSSAIEVSNSVDVAELRISTWTRNQPSYLRDYHCLAVNSHRDSKHAVAPSSTCKYPISHYLSYSSFSPKHLAYTLALMNHPDPRHYSKAVMHDCWRKAINAELEALELNKTWTITALPPGKNAVGCK; this is encoded by the exons CTAAACAAGGTGATCTCTCTATCACTTCCTATTTTGCACAATTAAAGTCAATTTGGGAAGAATTTGAAAGTCTTAGAGCCATTCCTAGCTGTATATCCTGCTCAGATAATTGTACTTGTGGATTGAAAGTTGTTAGAGAATATGCTTCAGAGGAATTTGTTGTGAAATTTCTAAGAGGATTAAATGAGCAGTATGCTGGTGTGAGGTCTCAGATCATGTTATTGAGACCTCTTCCAAATACAGATACT GGAGCAACTCAGTCTACTTTCTCCaaaggaaaagggaaagaaaagtcCAATTCTGCCACAGGCAAAGGCAGTCACTCGCAGAAAACCTTTGGAAAAGGTTATACATCTAAGCAATGTACTTATTGTAACCGAATTGGATATTTAATTGACAATTGCTACAAGAAAAATGGATTTCTAGCACACTGGAAACAGAAGATAGCTAATCATATTAACACTGAGGGTGAAATTGAAGATTCAGGTGTTGATATGGCTGATTCTGGTCATGAGGAAAGGAATAATGAAGTTCAACTTGCTCTAACTCAAGACCAAAGGGATaccttaatggctttattgcaGCAATCATCCATCACAGTTTCGAGTAATGTCAACCACATCACTTCTTCTGCCACCTTAACTCAACCAAAAGGTAGACACATTCTTAGTGCATCATGTTTTTCTGCAAATTCTTGGATTCTTGACAGTGGTGCCACTGATCATGCTTGCTTCAtccaagatttttttaaaactttcatGCATATTAAACCAGTTTTAGTAAATCTACCTGATGGGTCAAAAACAACTACAAACATTTGTGGAACTGTGCAGTTGACAGCAAATTTGATCCTTACCAAT GAGCTTCCATCTTTGAGGATGATTGGGCAAGCTAAAGTTATTGGTGATCTCTATGTGATTGAAGCAACACCTCAACAATTGTCATGTCCCTCTGTTAAAGCTTTTTCTACCTCATTCA TGCAATATTCAGTACACATCATGAATAGATTACCTAGTGCTGCTCTCAAAAATCAAACTCCTTATAAAGCATTATTTAGTTCAAAACCAGATTTAATGCATTTAAAAGTGTTTGGTTGTTTAACCTTCGCATGCACACTTACTAATGGAAGACATAAATTAGATTCAAAGTCTAAAAAGTGTGTTTTCTTGGGTTATAAGCCTGGAACCAAAGGGAGTATACTCCTGGATTTAAAAACTAGAGAAATCTTTCTCTCCAGAAACACTGAGTTTTATGAATTGGTTCTACcttttaaacaaattttgtCCACTGAACCTACCATTGATAATCCAACACTTTCACTAATTGAACAAAGCACTAATTCTGGTTCTCATTTACATATGGatccttttcttatttttcatgattTGGACCGTTCTGAATCTGTTTTACCTACTGCATCAACTACAGCTTCTAATGATCAACATCAAACCTTCACACCAGCATCCTCATCTAAAACCAATTCACCTTTGCATGATTTAAATATCTCAGAGACAGCTGCATCACCATCTTATTTGCACAATCATCATGATTCTGACCCTATGGTTTTACCTAATGCATCTCATCCTAGTTCTGCCATTGAAGTTTCAAATTCTGTCGATGTTGCTGAGCTGAGAATATCAACATGGACAAGAAACCAACCCTCGTATTTGCGAGACTATCACTGCCTTGCAGTAAATTCACATAGAGATTCCAAGCACGCTGTTGCTCCATCCTCAACATGTAAGTATCCTATATCCCACTATTTGTCTTATTCATCCTTTTCCCCTAAACACCTAGCTTATACTCTTGCACTCATGAATCACCCTGACCCGAGACATTATTCTAAGGCTGTCATGCATGATTGCTGGAGAAAGGCTATTAATGCagaactggaagctcttgaatTAAACAAGACCTGGACCATTACAGCTTTGCCTCCTGGCAAGAATGCAGTTGGCTGCAAATGA
- the LOC107472021 gene encoding mitotic spindle checkpoint protein BUBR1, translating into MAETAIEKVDPETEFLASKRQTGYEWETFKENVRPLKRGRNVNLLNHALKSYTDNNLKNSLYEHRRKLIEAIDEYKGEDPLLPWLQCIKWVQEAFPPCGDGSGLVVIYEKCVQAFWDSDRYKDDLRYLKVWLEYADNCLDAEVIYAFLEANGIGKTHSDFYISYGLHLESKNKIKTANRILELGISRNAQPVEKLKAAYRKFVARSMARSKATDDSMEKPPAPVRSFGTVLAKGQNRTHLAPFRSDPSDSSNSRSGAAPLSVYKDSVGCDDSIPHQTDISNSWHTLGPRAERNKENNAIPGKWKSYKIPQRPGTRTGIATASACIPVFVDEECQESQNVKEKSKKSSRLLQLRWENEKDLKRETEQIRKNPLRKFPQSSLPR; encoded by the exons ATGGCGGAAACGGCTATTGAGAAGGTGGATCCAGAGACGGAGTTTCTGGCGTCGAAGAGGCAAACCGGTTACGAGTGGGAAACCTTCAAGGAGAACGTGAGGCCTCTCAAAAGAGGCCGCAACGTTAACCTCTTGAACCACGCTCTCAAGTCCTACACCGATAACAACCTCAAGAATTCCCTCTACGAACACCGaag gaAACTGATTGAAGCGATTGACGAGTACAAAGGCGAAGATCCTCTTCTGCCGTGGCTGCA GTGTATCAAGTGGGTTCAGGAGGCGTTTCCTCCCTGCGGCGATGGTTCTGGGCTTGTGGTGATCTACGAGAAGTGCGTGCAGGCCTTCTGGGATTCAGATCGCTATAAGGATGATTTGCGCTACCTCAAAGTGTGGCTTGAATAC GCGGATAATTGCTTAGATGCAGAAGTTATATATGCTTTTCTGGAAGCAAATGGAATTGGAAAAACTCATTCTGATTTCTACATTTCCTATGGGTTGCACTTGGAATCTAAGAACAAGATTAAAACTGCTAATCGGATATTGGAACTTGGCATATCTAG GAATGCTCAACCTGTTGAGAAATTGAAGGCTGCTTATAGAAAATTTGTTGCACGTTCAATGGCAAGGTCAAAAGCGACAGAT GATTCAATGGAGAAACCACCAGCACCGGTGCGTAGCTTTGGAACTGTCCTTGCCAAGGGACAAAACC GTACACACCTAGCCCCTTTCAGGTCCGATCCATCTGATAGTAGTAATAGCAG GAGTGGAGCAGCTCCACTTTCCGTTTATAAAGATTCAGTAGGATGTGATGATTCCATCCCTCATCAGACCGACATATCAAACTCTTGGCACACACTTGGGCCTCGAGCTGaaagaaacaaggaaaataatGCAATCCCTGGCAAATGGAAATCTTACAAG ATTCCACAGCGACCTGGAACTAGAACTGGAATAGCTACTGCAAGTGCCTGTATTCCAGTGTTTGTTGATGAAGAATGTCAAGA ATCACAAAACGTGAAAGAAAAGAGTAAGAAGTCCTCACGTTTGCTGCAGCTTAGGTGGGAGAacgaaaaggatttgaaaag GGAAACAGAGCAAATAAGGAAGAATCCATTACGCAAATTCCCACAAAGCAGTCTCCCCAGATAA